From Domibacillus sp. DTU_2020_1001157_1_SI_ALB_TIR_016, a single genomic window includes:
- a CDS encoding AAA domain-containing protein, giving the protein MKDINSIKELQIGDMVNQFFSIESTEVKKGKNNKEFLKMTLQYGKHTIDAVKWNYTNLDKQIPLKDHAILVKGKVNDFNNLPQLVIESMKLDDKKDHSTSNPQAPAAINNREISETFISNERKVLEYFRSSIADAERISPNESQIHISLFEEYEILKSGVISSENCMKIFRKARQLSSEDPRRKKITNYVELIINPFVGYGNVLYGQEVNIKGAPKELVPFWVPSLLYEDGKLSPHPHYKPWVAREWLSADSSDSINLDYQVIGTVEAIDKFQSSSSTNIKSWDDLWTYIDQLSVAVTGEKVSELSHPTYTRGVEGQNCYIRLVDFSQGMTRNILGVYNDLMNKKNLPPLLNCYLGLEENEELDLLSEIEDIKMTVKHVGQMSNEFPVSSSQRQAIHHFLTMNEGEILAVNGPPGTGKTTMLQSIVATLWTSAAYNQTEPPVILAASTNNKAVTNVIDSFGKVVEVNYPALAGRWLPEIDSYGLYLVRESKEGIEDFQCYHPQNRDNFINGFPSTVENSEYLDRAEKYYIEKYKIFLQIHESNHSKTEESINDIEMIINDLHDKLTKSVHSINKQVEEYLENSSDKKFLETMDTKERYLAFKLATHYFEGKWLLEMKKELVKESNSLHELSKENQIKKWRRFAKLTPCLVSTMHMTPSFFKYGITATNYLYDFIDLLIVDEGGQVNPEIAAATFALAKKGLVVGDTVQIPPIWNIPLTIDIQNILKFGLGSNEEEAITFIEKTCLGASGGSVMKIAQRASKFRVDESLPRGMFLREHRRCVKDIISYCNELAYNGFLIPLAKEFEDNTYILPHMGYAHIEGKHSNTNGNSNELEAEQIISWIRKNKEILEKYYSHEQNKKVTIDEIVGIITPFTKQTSVFKNLIRKNKELAKITVGTVHALQGAERNICIFSPVYDVNHKGSYFFDNGVNMLNVAVSRAKHSFLVFGDTRIFQNANKSIPSHLLSDYLFASDKNKIKLSDKVEIPGRKEHGIEQR; this is encoded by the coding sequence ATGAAAGATATAAACTCTATTAAGGAATTGCAAATAGGGGATATGGTGAACCAATTTTTTTCAATTGAAAGCACGGAGGTAAAGAAAGGTAAAAACAATAAAGAATTTCTTAAAATGACTCTTCAATATGGGAAACATACAATAGATGCGGTTAAATGGAACTATACGAACCTGGATAAGCAGATACCCTTAAAAGACCATGCGATATTGGTAAAGGGCAAAGTTAACGATTTTAACAATCTTCCTCAGCTTGTTATTGAAAGTATGAAACTAGATGATAAAAAGGATCATTCAACTTCCAATCCGCAGGCTCCTGCTGCCATTAACAATAGGGAGATATCTGAAACATTTATAAGTAATGAAAGAAAAGTTCTTGAGTATTTTAGAAGTTCTATTGCTGACGCTGAGCGAATCAGTCCAAATGAATCTCAAATACACATTTCTCTCTTTGAAGAGTACGAAATTTTAAAAAGCGGGGTCATTTCCTCTGAGAATTGCATGAAGATCTTTCGAAAAGCTAGACAACTATCCTCAGAGGATCCCCGAAGGAAAAAAATTACTAACTATGTGGAACTGATCATTAATCCATTTGTGGGTTATGGGAATGTCTTATATGGGCAAGAAGTAAATATTAAAGGAGCGCCCAAAGAGTTGGTTCCATTTTGGGTTCCTTCCTTGTTATATGAGGATGGCAAACTTTCGCCTCATCCTCACTATAAGCCATGGGTGGCCAGAGAATGGTTAAGTGCTGACTCATCCGATTCTATCAATCTAGATTATCAGGTGATAGGAACTGTAGAAGCTATAGATAAATTCCAATCATCCTCTAGTACAAATATAAAAAGTTGGGATGATTTATGGACTTACATTGATCAATTATCTGTTGCGGTAACAGGAGAAAAGGTTTCAGAACTTTCTCATCCAACTTACACTAGAGGAGTGGAAGGCCAGAATTGCTATATAAGACTTGTTGATTTCAGCCAGGGAATGACTCGAAATATATTGGGTGTTTATAACGATTTAATGAACAAAAAGAATTTACCTCCTTTATTAAATTGTTATCTAGGTTTAGAAGAAAACGAGGAATTAGACTTGCTCAGTGAGATTGAAGACATAAAAATGACTGTTAAACACGTTGGACAGATGAGTAATGAGTTTCCTGTATCATCATCACAAAGACAGGCTATTCATCATTTCCTAACCATGAATGAAGGGGAGATTCTTGCCGTAAATGGTCCTCCCGGTACAGGGAAAACAACCATGTTACAAAGTATCGTAGCGACTTTATGGACATCTGCCGCCTATAATCAAACAGAACCTCCAGTGATATTGGCAGCTTCTACTAATAACAAGGCAGTTACAAATGTTATTGACAGCTTCGGTAAGGTAGTAGAAGTCAATTATCCTGCACTGGCGGGTAGGTGGTTACCTGAAATTGACAGTTACGGATTATATCTTGTTAGAGAATCAAAAGAAGGAATTGAAGATTTCCAATGCTATCATCCACAAAATAGAGATAATTTCATTAATGGATTTCCGAGTACAGTAGAAAATAGCGAATATCTGGATAGGGCAGAAAAGTACTACATAGAAAAATATAAAATATTCCTTCAAATACATGAATCCAATCACTCTAAAACGGAAGAAAGTATCAACGATATTGAGATGATAATAAATGATTTACATGATAAGTTAACCAAATCAGTTCATTCTATCAACAAACAGGTAGAGGAGTATTTAGAAAATTCTTCGGACAAAAAGTTTCTGGAGACTATGGATACAAAAGAACGATATTTAGCATTTAAATTGGCAACCCATTACTTTGAAGGTAAGTGGCTCCTTGAGATGAAGAAGGAATTGGTTAAGGAATCAAACTCGTTGCATGAACTTTCCAAGGAAAATCAAATCAAAAAGTGGCGTCGTTTTGCCAAATTAACCCCTTGTCTCGTTTCCACTATGCATATGACACCTTCATTCTTTAAGTATGGTATAACGGCTACCAATTATTTATATGACTTTATAGATTTATTGATAGTGGATGAGGGAGGCCAGGTGAATCCCGAAATTGCTGCTGCTACGTTTGCGCTGGCAAAAAAGGGCCTCGTTGTTGGGGATACTGTACAGATCCCTCCGATTTGGAATATACCATTAACTATTGATATACAAAATATATTGAAGTTTGGTTTAGGTAGCAATGAAGAGGAAGCTATTACTTTCATTGAGAAGACGTGTCTTGGAGCATCAGGTGGTTCGGTGATGAAAATTGCTCAACGGGCATCCAAGTTTAGAGTAGATGAATCATTACCTAGGGGAATGTTTTTGAGAGAGCATCGTCGGTGTGTAAAAGATATTATTAGTTACTGTAATGAACTAGCTTACAATGGTTTTTTAATCCCTCTAGCCAAAGAATTCGAAGATAATACCTATATCTTACCACATATGGGATATGCGCATATTGAAGGTAAACATAGCAATACAAATGGAAATTCTAATGAATTAGAGGCTGAGCAGATTATCTCTTGGATAAGAAAGAACAAAGAAATTCTTGAGAAATATTATTCACATGAGCAAAACAAAAAGGTAACAATAGATGAAATTGTTGGGATTATCACCCCATTTACTAAGCAAACTAGTGTATTTAAAAATCTAATTAGAAAAAATAAAGAACTAGCTAAAATTACGGTTGGAACGGTTCATGCACTACAAGGAGCCGAAAGAAATATTTGTATATTTTCTCCGGTTTACGATGTCAATCACAAGGGAAGTTACTTTTTTGACAATGGGGTGAATATGCTTAATGTAGCTGTTTCTAGAGCGAAACATAGTTTTCTGGTGTTTGGCGATACTCGTATCTTTCAAAATGCGAATAAGTCTATCCCTTCTCATCTACTCAGTGATTATTTATTTGCTTCTGATAAAAATAAAATTAAGTTATCAGATAAAGTTGAAATTCCAGGCAGAAAAGAGCATGGGATCGAGCAAAGGTAA
- a CDS encoding SRPBCC domain-containing protein codes for MLDSCERKGYRAVSEYIQVVRPAKLVFTFKMLQFSDNLDTLTIEFHPVKNGCEMTFKQVIGVLHEEGWSEEDIKKVEKEYPDGSEYS; via the coding sequence ATATTAGATTCTTGCGAGAGGAAAGGCTATCGAGCGGTTAGTGAATACATACAAGTTGTACGACCCGCTAAATTAGTATTCACCTTTAAAATGCTTCAGTTTAGTGACAACCTAGACACTCTTACCATTGAATTTCATCCTGTCAAAAACGGTTGTGAAATGACCTTTAAACAAGTAATTGGTGTTCTGCATGAAGAAGGTTGGTCGGAAGAAGACATTAAAAAAGTCGAGAAGGAATACCCTGATGGTTCAGAATATAGCTGA
- a CDS encoding MrcB family domain-containing protein: protein MDFKTTPLSLRPLPFDKTVFPNDPRTSIQIFTNSSRPAKYEAANILGKEYDMEYIQNSDLEGDLTSLVRVYNEWVNSILTSDLEDRYQESISGSSNENNEIKHEETVPPDRLNRLQVRSGSLHPPRNRKEGDLAIKLADFLCEMDSDHRTFNLSGGKQFMEKHHLIPMEQYFNFEKSVDHYLNIYSLCPTCHRKIHYGEKEDRKEMLEILYGMRKTNYQEIYGIQLNDLFRYYNV, encoded by the coding sequence TTGGATTTTAAAACCACGCCTCTCTCCCTTAGGCCTTTACCTTTTGATAAAACGGTTTTTCCCAACGACCCCAGAACTTCGATACAGATATTTACCAACAGCTCCAGACCCGCTAAGTATGAAGCCGCTAATATTTTAGGTAAAGAATACGATATGGAATACATTCAAAATAGCGATTTGGAAGGAGATTTAACGAGTCTGGTAAGAGTTTATAATGAATGGGTAAACTCTATTTTAACTAGCGATTTAGAGGATAGATATCAAGAAAGTATTAGCGGTTCAAGTAACGAAAACAATGAAATTAAACACGAAGAGACGGTTCCTCCGGATCGTTTAAATAGACTGCAAGTAAGGTCGGGTTCATTGCATCCGCCAAGAAATCGGAAAGAAGGAGACTTGGCTATTAAGCTCGCTGATTTTCTATGCGAAATGGATAGTGATCATAGGACATTTAATCTTAGCGGTGGCAAACAGTTTATGGAGAAACACCACTTAATACCTATGGAGCAGTATTTTAACTTCGAGAAGTCCGTGGATCATTACCTAAATATCTATAGTTTATGTCCTACATGTCATAGGAAAATTCATTATGGTGAAAAGGAAGATAGAAAAGAGATGCTTGAAATTTTATATGGAATGAGAAAAACTAACTATCAAGAGATTTACGGCATACAATTAAACGATTTATTTCGTTATTACAATGTTTAA
- a CDS encoding tyrosine-type recombinase/integrase — MSIHQLLGAAYTDLNLVVCSLNSNPINPKSLLTSFYNLLEKSILSRIRFHNLTHVYASLMLQQGENIKLISERLGHSSVKIRSDTYSHILPNIQQEASNRLANKLFNG; from the coding sequence TTGTCGATTCACCAACTGCTCGGTGCTGCTTATACAGATCTTAATCTTGTTGTTTGTTCATTAAATAGCAATCCTATTAACCCAAAAAGTCTACTTACATCGTTTTACAACTTACTTGAGAAGTCGATTCTTTCCAGAATCCGTTTCCATAATTTAACTCATGTGTATGCCAGCCTTATGCTACAGCAAGGGGAAAATATTAAGTTAATTTCGGAGCGGTTGGGTCATAGCAGTGTGAAAATCAGATCGGATACTTATTCGCATATCTTGCCTAACATACAGCAAGAGGCATCTAACCGTCTTGCAAATAAATTATTCAACGGTTAA